The Tripterygium wilfordii isolate XIE 37 chromosome 21, ASM1340144v1, whole genome shotgun sequence genome segment ACCACCATCAACTGCAGCCTTGAAAGAGCTCAAATTGAAGTGCCCATATCTATTATGCGATAAACCATAATCATCTCTTTTCACATTAAGTGCAGAATGTTTTACAGAGTTGGAAAGCAAAGTAAAAGAATTATCAACCATATTTATCTTCACAATTTCTCTACCATCAGGAACATTAATAGCGCAACAACTATCTTTAAAACACAATTCATACCCCTTTTTTCATCATCTGAGCAACACTAAGCAAATTATGCTTCAATTGTGGTACAAGTAAAATATTTGGAATGAGCTTTGTACCTTGCTTAGTATTGATAGGAACTGAGCCTTTGCCTTCTGCCTCTACAATCTCGCCATTAGCCAATTTGACTATGGTCTTCACAAACTTATCCAAGGTAGAAAACATGTCAATATCCTTTGTCATATGACTTGTACAACCACTATCAACCACCCATGTATTCTGCCCAGGGTTCTGTGAAGCATCTACATCCATGAACAAATGATCATTATGCTTTCCTTGATGTTCATTAGAAAAGTTAGCTTCCTGAGAAGTTgaacctccacctccacctccaaaTTCTTCTTGATTCTGCTTCATCTTGCAGTACTTTTCAATATGACCAAGCTTCTTACAATATCTACACTGAGGCCTGCCATATTTCTACCAACAAGTCTTCTCAAGATGATTAGTCTTGCTACAGTGTGGACAAGGTGGAAATTTGCCCTTCTTGGATAAATCACCAGAAGCACTACCTTCTGATGACTTCCCCTTACTGCCTTTATCACCAAACTTCTTCTTCCCTTGCTTCGAATTTGAAGCTTGCTTATTCTTGTGCTTAGCCTGGAAAGCACCTTCAGTGACATCTTCTTGTCTAAAATTAGACCTCTGTTCATGAGCCTGCAATTTACTACACAATTCTGAAATGGTGAGTTTCTTCAAGTCACAGGATTCTTCAATGGCAAATACTTTagatttgaacctctcaggcaAGTTAATCATTATCTTCTCCAGCACTTTGTGATCTTGCACTTCCTCTCCATACAATCTCATTTGATTCACAAGTTCAATCAACTTGGTAGAATAACTCTTCACTGAGTCACtctccttcatcttcaacaTCTCAAATTCTCTCTTCAAAGTTAACAATCTCTGTTGTCTAACCCTCTCACTACCTTGAAATTCATCTCTCAACCTATCCCAAGCCTCCTTGGCAGATTTAACACCAACAATCCTAGGAAAAATTTCATCTGACAAAGCTGCATGAAGAAAAGTGAGAGCTTTAAAGTTTCTTTGCTTTTGTTCAGCATAATCTTTCATCTGCTGGACAGTAGGGTTTTCTGACAAGCAAGATGGATCATAACCAACCTCCATAACATCCCATCGATTATGTGCCATAAGAAAAGCTTCCATCTTTACACACCAGAAATCGAAATTCTCACCTGAGAGACCAGGAGGATAGGGCAACGAAGATGCTAACATGATCTCTGTTCACAAGTTCTTAATCTGGCACACAGGTCCCTTAAGAAAACAATGCTCAGATACCACTTGTAAGCCAAGAAAGGTTACCAACTACTACTGTTGGATCAACCTTTAACACACAAGAAATCCACCTGCAAAGCACAACCAGTAGACCTCTAGAAACTTTCCAAAAGACAAGCTCAAGCTTGACTTGTGCACAATCAAACATAGGACAAATACCAACAACAAGATGACTTTTGACAGATCAAAAAGAACGCACAAAGATCACACATAACCTTCCAAGTTGCTTTCTTAATATTTGATACAAGTACTGCTACAGACTTCGTACTCAATacagaagagaaaacaaaagacaaagagCATTCTAAAATAAAGGACACTTGACCCTACCAATACCACTTAAATACATAGAAGTTAATACAAGGAAAGTCAAATACAACAAGCTTAAGTTGACCAAAAATAACACAAGTCATGGCAAACCTCACTACAACTTAACAGGGAATAACATTCACAGGAGAAAGCAAGCAAAATGAAACATCCTCGCATACTTAGAAGCTTAACCATTTCTCAAAGGAAGATTTTCAGTGGTTTTGGAATATGTGTCCTGGGAACTGTAGCTGAGCGAGGATGAAATGTCAGAGAGAGCTCTGCTGTTCATAAGATTAGCAGGTTGTGAGGGTACTGGAAGAGTGAGGGAGGAGCTGGTCAACATGAGAGCAACTGAAGCCATTGTTGGTCTGTCTGCCACATTTTCTTGGACACAAAGTAAGGCCACATGGACACATCTCAACATTTCATTTCTCGACCCGGAATTTAAAGTTGAGTCTATAAGATTGGAAACAGTCTCTTCCCTCCAGTTTCTCCATGCCTGCATTAAGATTTATCAATAAGCACTTCATTAGAATAAAAAAGATTCATATTGTTTAATCTGAACAAGAAATAGTTCTTGAAAGGCTGTTTGTTCGTACAGAAGTCACAAGGTCCTCCACATTCTCCCCTATACGAAAGCAATTGTTTTTCTGGCCACTCACAATCTCAAGAACTAACACACCAAAGCTGTAGACATCGGATTTAACTGAGAATTGCCCGTGCATTGCATACTCTGGAGCCATGTATCCACTGCATATCGACATTAAGATGATCAGTATCTAGTCTTCTTATAATAAAATCTCCACTAGTTTATACTCCAAGCAATGAGTTACTTACAATGTGCCCACGATTCTATTGGTGTAGATTTGAGTTTCATCCATCTGTTCAAACAGCCTTGCCATGCCAAAATCTGCAATTTTCGGATTCATTTCTGCGTCCAACAGAACATTGCTAGCTTTGAGATCACGGTGAATGATTCGAAGCCGAGAGTCTTCATGAAGGTAAAGAAGTCCTCGAGCGATGCCTCCAATGATTTTCCAACGGCTTTCCCAATCAAGTTGCCCGCGCTTGAGGGGATCTACATGTTTCCACAAGTACATTAATCATTAAACCAAAAATAGGAATTCTGCTATTAGAGTTCATAATTTCATATCAATTCTGCAAAGTGTTTGTCCATATTCCTTTGAGATTTCCAGGACCAGAAATGAAATAGTACCAAATAAGAAGTGATCGAGGCTAGTGTTGGCCACAAACTCATAAATGAGGATTCTTTCGTCTCCTTCCAAGCAGAATCCTAGTAGCCTGACTAAATTACGATGCTGAAGCTTGACCACTAACAAAACCTCGTTCTTAAACTCCATATCTCCTTGTCCAGAACCCATCGCCAGCCTCTTCACAGCTATTTCTTGTCCATTGTAAAGTCGACCCTGAAAATGAATCAGGAATCAATCAAACGGCCTCAAGATTTTTTAGCTTTTTTCAGTTTTCATTATattgacacttgaaaaattaattGTATTGTTGGATCCTGTTTCGTTAATTACCTTGTAAACGGCACCAAATCCTCCTTGTCCGAGCTTATTAGAAAAGTCATTCGTTGCAGTTTTGATTGTACTAAAGTCGAAATGCAAAGATTCCACAACACTAATTTCATCCACAGCTGCTCAAAAGGGAAAAGATTAGCACAAATCTAATTAGAACACATTGTTTAAGCAGCACCATCACATTCAAAGCAGAGACTTTTTTTGTGGATGTAAAGTCGATTGTTTTATTTATGAATATGCATCTTAAAAAGTCATATTTTTTTGATTCATATCTGAAAGAAAAacgcagaaaaaaaaaagcaggaaAAAAATTGTGCTTAACTTACGTTCATCAGTCTTCTTTGGCTTCCTCTTCCTCTGTCTTAAATAGATCCAGATGCAGAGTATAAGCACCAAAACACTAACAATTGGAACCACAATGATGATAATAGTCCTAGATGTGTTATTTTCCTTTCCTGCACAAACAGAAGATTGTACAGGCACTTGTCTGATTACGATTTCAAAGCAATCAATTTTTAATCTAGTCGCACAACCAGAAACAGAGTAAATCAACGACTCTGTTTCAAACAGAAACATGGTCTAAGAGAAAGGTTTTTCAAttactcaaaattttgaagccaatttaataaatatactaTACCTCCATCAGGCAGAGTAGGAGGCGGTGAAAGGGTTTCATTTGCTGATTCATAGAAACGGTAGATCTCAAACCTTATATTACAACTCGGTCTCAAAACTCTGCCTCCTATCTTCCCAGAACAACAATCTGAGAACTGACTGCGTGCACCAACAAGACAATCACTGCATTCCTGCGCAGTTAAATCAGGAGTGCACTGCGCAAGTCCATATATGGTCTTGAAATCTGGAGCAGCAGTATCTCCAACTGCGAACTTTTGAAGATCACCCCCTTGTGTAGCTCTACTTATTAGTTCATCCAACAATGTCCTCAAACTCTGATAGAACTCATCCGCCTTCGTGGCATTATTGCTGTTCCGCATCGGAAGATAAGGACTTACTTCCATTTTACCATAAATGGACCTATTGGAGTACCGGAATAAGCACACGTCGTACCATACAATCCCCTCCTTCTGGTTCGGACAGCGTTTGGGGAGCTCAGAACTAGACACATTGAGACAATTAAGGCAAACGTCTTTACTAACATCTCCTCTACAAAGCGCAATTGCATTAACTTTATCGGAGCCGTCGCCTTCTGATACATTGTAGAACCCGCCGTTGAATTCTGCGGTTGTAGAGACAGAAGAAAGGAGGCGATTAAGGTTTGTTGAGTAGGTGCTATCGGCAGTGTAATTACCCTTGTCGTTGAAACAGTACCGAGAGAGAAAGGAAGGCTGCTGGGCTATGGTGGGAGCAAGAATATGCATCAGAATCAGAGGAAAAGCTAATAGTAATGTTGAAGAAGCCATTGCCAACCCATTCCCAACCTTTGCGTGTAGaggttttaataaaaaaagcaATGGGTCGACCGGAGCCCTGTTGGTCTGACAATTGACACGCACAACTTGGTGGCCTATTCTGAATGATTTGTTTGAATACACCAACTTGttgaaatacaaatataatatttcGATAGATGTTGCAGCATAAATTGCGTTTGGTTTGCATGGATGTTTATATTCAATATTATAGAATTCTTTTTTGGATTTGTCTGGCTAAGTGCCTAAGTCCATGATATCGGTGCAACTTCTGCGAACCTTCAATTatattagcttttggacaatgatgGCTGAATAGTCAAAACATCTTTACATTATAAAGTGGCTGATTGCTTGCTTGAGATGGAATCCCTGGTTAATGAGATGGAAGCACTTGACAACAAGCCGCCTTGGACGCACTTGACAACAAGCCACCCTGGACCAAATAAAATCATATGTTCGGCTCAGTTTGATAGAGTGATTGTATTGATTTTTAACGTTAATAGTTAAGCTGTGAAACAAAATTGAGTTTAAAACTACGAAATAAGTCATAAGGTGTTTGATAAAGTTGTTAACTGTTATTAGCGattaagttgtgtaaaataaattttacttttctttttttcattttaatattttttttaatttaaatattaatgattataattacaaatgaataaatattaaatgttaaaaataaaaataattaattaattaagtttaatttaatatttaaataatttttatattaataaaaaatgttaagatatcaatttaatatttaaataagtttgtaatttaataaatatactatattatttaattttatatttaaataatttatattaataaaaaatgtttagaTATAAGAATTATTAATTTCAAAGTATAATAATTAGTTGTAAATAAGGTGGGCCCAATGAAAAGCAGATGGATCCATCTTAACCATAAAGTAGATGGGCCcaactaaaatttttttttaaaaaaaaacaaaaacagaacgGTCTCGAAAAAGCTCCAAGTTGAAGCCCTTTCAAGTAGGGCGTTACCACCCTGTTTTGTGGGTGGTAACGCCCAATGATTGAGGGATGTTTGGTGGGGTGATTGGGCAAAGCAATACCGCTAGTGGTATCGTTTTGCCCGACGCCCCACCAAACAGGCACGTTATTAAGTGTTCTTTGTCtttgatgagaatctcacattAGAAAATGATGAGTTTGAAGTCTAATTTATAAAGGAGGACAAATCTCATAATGACAATATGTGTTTTCAATAGAGTGTTATGACCGAATTTGTAATGTTAGATTTGGGTCTCCATCCTGTGTAATAGGTATTCATCATTGATGCTCTCGTTGGGAGAAGCACCTACTTGCGGGCATGCACGTGGGCTGATACTATCGTAGGCTAGCTTATCCTAGAACCCATCCCTTGTCAAGTTGTGTTAGCAGACAGTCAGTCATATCCATTGTGGGCAGattgaaaaagagaaaattatcgtaactaaagaaaaaagaaaaatgtcgtTCAAGTAATTGGGAAAAGCCCCATTGAATTGTCTAATTGGGCCGACGGTTGAAATGGTATAGCCCGtgccatgcacgaggacgtgcatgcACCTTGGAAGAGGATTGATAAGAATCTCACATCGAAAGATGATGGGTTTGAAGTATTTctcatcggaagatggtgggtggggagaaaaagaaaaggtcgTTCAAGTAACTTGAAAAAACCTTTATCCATTGGATTGGCTAAGTGGGCCGGTGGTCGAAATGGTATAACCCGTGCCATGCACGAGGATCTGCATGCTCTCAGGGAGGGGATTAATGATAATCTCACATCAAAAGATGGTGGGTGAGaattgatgagaatctcacatcagaagatggtgggtttggattCTTTTCCATCGAAAGATGGTGGGTGATTtcaagtctagcttataagggagggtGGGGATTAATGAGAATCTCATATCAGAAGATGGTGAGTTTGGATTCTTTCTCATCGGAAGATAGTGGAtagtttggagtctagcttataatgAAGGGCAAATTTCATATTGACAACCTGATTTTTCAATAAAGAATTAGGCTCAAACTTTTGATGTTAGACTTAGACCCACAACCCGTGTAGCAGATATTCATCTGTCTTTGTAGACACAATTCATGCCATTTATCTCTGGACATACAACGCTAGAGTCAAAGACAGACCCTTTGGCCTATTCAAAACCATATGCGAGGAACATAgctttgagaattgagattgCTATGAAAGAGAGAGTCCATGTTGTTTCTTCTTTAGAGaacgaaaacaaaataaaaacagaatcTTAGCAAATATGACATGGCAGTCGTGTGATAGGGAAACTCCATACTTAGATATCCTAATTTTTGCAGTTTGTTACATATCGTAGAAGTGCATAAGCTATCTGGGATACAGCTCTGTAATTGGATCCTCATTTGCCGATGGTGGAGCGATTTCTGCCTGGCTTTTGTTAGACTCTGTTATCCTTGATTTGGAATCTCGCGAGGATGACATGTCGGATCCAATGCTTCTATTCATGAAGAACGCTGCTTCTGAGGGTACTGAAAGACTGAGTGAGGAGCTATTAAGCATTAGAACAACTGAGGCCATAGTTGATCGGTCGGCTACATTTTCTTGAACACAGAGCAACCCAATGTGGATGCAtctcaacatttcattccttgACCCTGCACCTGTTGTGGGATCTATTAGATTCAAAGCTGCCCCTTCTCTCCAATTTCTCCAAGCCTGCAATGGTTAGTTGGGAATGCCTTAATTCtactgaatttaaaaaaaagacatggaGGACATATATATCTGTAGATTTTGATACTTACATAGCTCAAAAGGTCCTCAGTGATCCCACCATTTTGGAAGCAATTATTTTTCCGACCACTCACAATCTCGAGAACTTAGACCCCAAAACTGAAAACATCTTACTTAACTGAGAAGTGTCCATTCATCGCATACTCTGGAGCCATATATCCACTACATGTAAATATCAATAACatcaatttcatattttcacACCAATACCCAGATAAAGCAAAGTGCGTGTGctcaaattatttgatttttcttgtttatataaTTTAGTTAAATCTCAAAATTAGAAGATCACAATAGGTCAGTTTTGTTACTTACTAGGTTCCAACAATTCTACTCGTATCCCCTTGAGTTTGGTCCATTGCAAACAATCTTGCCATGCCAAAATCAGAAATTTTTGGGTTCATCTCTACATCTAGCAAAATGTTGCTAGCCTTGAGATCGCGATGAATAATACGAATACGAGAATCTTCATGAAGGTAAAGAAGTCCTCGTGCAATTCCTCTTATGATTTTGTAGCGCTTTTCCCATTCCAAATTTGTGCGTTTGATGCGATCTACATAATTGTACAATAATCAAATAAAACTGAAACTAATGGTGAAAACAGAACAAATActtaaggttgtgtttggtatcattttcaaaaattttgaaaacaaaaataaaaaacaaaaacatagaacaaaaaattgaaacttgttttgtAGAATActtaaaactaaaaacaaaaactgaaaacataaaattgaaaaaaaaatgtgtgtttatgtttttattttcataataatggaatatatctacaccactatattttttataacttcaGTCTTTAccgtgtttcaccattgaaaacatcagcagaaagaaaaaaaaagaaataaaacaataacccaaagtatatttggtcattgtcttcatatctctatacaatttgcaatttgaaattttaaacaaagtgcaatctataataagtataactagttctgtttccaaaacttttaaaaacatttttttcttgttttcaaaaattttgaaaacttgtttttggtttttataaaaaccaaaacagaaaatacaaacaaacaatattttttgtttttgttttctattttttgaaaactaaaacaaaaaacaaaaaacaaaagtgataccaagcATACCCTAAACTTTATTCTTAGTATTTTCATGTCATTATTACCTAAGCATGTTTTGCATATGATAACAAAACTGTCATCAATAAATAAGATGTAAAACGTTTCAAAAAGTCTGTAACTTATACCAAATAGGAAGTGATCACGGTTTGCATTAGGAACGAACTCAAAGATGAGAAGCCTTTCATGTCCTTCTAAGCAAAAACCAAAGAAGCCTCACTAAATTCCTGTGTTGAAGCTTGGCCACCAACACAacttcatttttaaattttagatCTCCCTGTCCAGAATCCCTAGAGTTCGTTCCTAATGCAAGCCACTCAGGGCCTGATTGAATCCATCCACATCTGATACATTATTGTTATTCCTCATATAAAAAGTATCACCAGTTTCCATGATTCCGAAGATGGAGCGATTAGAATAACGAAACATGCAATAATTGTACCATATAATTGCTTCTTTCTGGTAAGGACATAGCCTCTTGAGCTCAATGGTGGCATTACTGATGCAACTAAGACAATCATTCGGCTTAACATCACCCCTACACAGTGCAATTGCATTAACGGTATCAGAATTGTTGCCCGCAGACATGTTGTAGAAGCCATAATCGTTTTCTTCATTAGAAACAGAGGAAAGGACCCGTTCAAGATTCGCCTGGTAGGTACTGTTTGCAGTATAGTTGCCTTTATCATACAAACAGAAGTGAAACAAGGGATCTGCCTCGGTAATTCTGAAGAAAATGAAGTGTATGAGAATCAGAATACCAAAATGCGTTCCTGAAAAAGAAAAGCCCATGGTTTTTGCCAGGACGTCTAGTCCTAGAAGTGTGTAAAATACTTGGTGGGGAAGATGTAATTTATTCAATTCAAAACATTGACCAAAGacctaataataaaatttctcattcgTGAGCCATGGAAATTAGCCAACTTGGATAGGGTTGGCGACGTGGGCAAATATTGTAAATAATATTCAACCACCACAGAAGTCCGAAACGGATGACATTTTCTACGCTTAGTAGAATGTAATAATACATTGACTGAAGACAAGTCTTGTCTCTGGATAAATTAAGCATCTGATGGATACATGAGTAGTTGAGGACAAATGAGGAAATTTAAAACAGATTTCCTATTTTCCATACCAAACACGCAACATTTTTCGGTGTTTGACTTGTTTTGAGTAAAGCAAACGAAAGTCATTATTTACTCAAGAAATATGATACACTTACGTGGCTCTTGAATTCTGCCGTCGGAGTTGAAGACTGCCATAGATTTCAATTATTCGCACTCAATTGCCCGGACCTCTGTTTGCATTCACG includes the following:
- the LOC119988827 gene encoding uncharacterized protein LOC119988827, whose amino-acid sequence is MLASSLPYPPGLSALSDEIFPRIVGVKSAKEAWDRLRDEFQGSERVRQQRLLTLKREFEMLKMKESDSVKSYSTKLIELVNQMRLYGEEVQDHKVLEKIMINLPERFKSKVFAIEESCDLKKLTISELCSKLQAHEQRSNFRQEDVTEGAFQAKHKNKQASNSKQGKKKFGDKGSKGKSSEGSASGDLSKKGKFPPCPHCSKTNHLEKTCW